Proteins encoded in a region of the Populus alba chromosome 13, ASM523922v2, whole genome shotgun sequence genome:
- the LOC118039507 gene encoding fasciclin-like arabinogalactan protein 12: protein MKQQYSIFSFSMLLLSLCYINTFAQSQTAAPAQAPAVVVAQPPVATPTQAAAPHGITNVTKILEKAGHFTIFIRLLRSTQEENHLFSALNDSSSGVTIFAPTDGAFSELKSGTLNTLSDGDKSELVKFHVVPTFLSTSQFQTVSNPLGTWAGTGSRLPLNVTSYPNSVNITTGLTNTSLSGTVYTDNQLAIYKIEKVLLPKDIFASKAPAPAPAAPAPEKPTKAVPAANVESPVAPVDISSAVTFMHNNVVGSLVIVAAAMFACHVEGF, encoded by the coding sequence ATGAAGCAACAGTACTCAATCTTCTCATTTTCAATGCTCCTTCTTTCCCTTTGTTATATCAATACCTTTGCCCAGTCACAAACAGCAGCCCCAGCACAGGCACCAGCAGTAGTCGTAGCACAACCTCCAGTCGCAACCCCAACACAGGCTGCTGCACCACACGGAATCACCAACGTCACCAAAATACTTGAGAAGGCTGGCCACTTCACGATCTTTATCCGCCTTTTGAGATCCACCCAAGAGGAAAACCACTTGTTCTCCGCGCTCAATGATTCAAGCTCTGGTGTAACCATCTTTGCACCGACAGATGGTGCCTTTTCGGAACTCAAATCAGGAACTCTCAATACTCTAAGTGATGGTGACAAGTCTGAGTTGGTGAAGTTCCACGTGGTTCCAACATTCCTTTCCACTTCCCAGTTTCAGACTGTAAGCAATCCTCTTGGAACATGGGCTGGAACAGGTAGCAGGTTACCACTTAACGTCACAAGTTATCCAAACTCGGTGAACATAACCACAGGACTTACCAATACAAGTTTATCTGGCACGGTATACACGGACAACCAGCTAGCCATTTATAAGATTGAGAAGGTGCTGCTTCCCAAGGACATTTTTGCTTCTAAGGCCCCAGCTCCAGCTCCAGCAGCCCCCGCTCCAGAAAAGCCTACTAAGGCAGTTCCTGCAGCTAATGTTGAGAGTCCCGTAGCTCCAGTGGATATATCTAGCGCAGTTACGTTTATGCATAATAATGTGGTTGGATCACTCGTTATAGTTGCTGCTGCAATGTTTGCTTGTCATGTAGAAGGGTTTTGA
- the LOC118039505 gene encoding fasciclin-like arabinogalactan protein 12 — MKQQYSISSISVFLLFLHYTNTFAQSPAAAPAQAPAVVVAQPPAATPTQAAAPHGITNVTKILEKAGHFTIFIRLLRSTQEENHLFSALNDSSSGVTIFAPTDGAFSELKSGTLNTLSDGDKSELVKFHVVPTFLSTSQFQTVSNPLGTWAGTGSRLPLNVTSYPNSVNITTGLTNTSLSGTVYTDNQLAIYKIEKVLLPKDIFASKAPAPAPVALAPEKPTKAVPAANVESPVAPVDISSAVMFTRNNVVGLVGIVAAAIFAL; from the coding sequence ATGAAGCAACAGTACTCAATCTCCTCCATTTcagttttccttcttttcctccACTATACCAATACCTTTGCCCAGTCACCAGCAGCAGCCCCAGCACAGGCACCAGCAGTAGTCGTAGCACAACCCCCAGCCGCAACTCCAACACAGGCAGCTGCTCCACACGGCATCACCAACGTCACCAAAATCCTTGAGAAGGCTGGCCACTTCACGATCTTTATCCGCCTTTTGAGATCCACCCAAGAGGAAAACCACTTGTTCTCCGCGCTTAATGATTCAAGCTCTGGTGTAACCATCTTTGCACCGACAGATGGTGCCTTTTCGGAACTCAAATCAGGAACTCTCAATACTCTAAGCGATGGTGACAAGTCTGAGTTGGTGAAATTCCACGTGGTTCCAACATTCCTATCCACTTCCCAGTTTCAGACTGTAAGTAATCCTCTTGGAACATGGGCTGGAACAGGTAGCAGGTTACCACTTAACGTCACAAGTTATCCAAACTCGGTGAACATAACCACAGGACTTACCAATACAAGTTTATCTGGCACGGTATACACGGACAACCAGCTAGCCATTTATAAGATTGAGAAGGTGCTACTTCCCAAGGACATTTTTGCTTCTAAGGCCCCAGCTCCAGCACCAGTAGCACTCGCACCGGAAAAGCCTACGAAGGCAGTTCCTGCAGCTAATGTTGAGAGTCCTGTTGCTCCAGTGGATATATCTAGCGCAGTCATGTTCACGCGTAATAACGTGGTTGGATTAGTTGGTATAGTTGCTGCTGCAATCTTTGCTTTATAA